The DNA sequence TGCCCGTAGAAAAACATCTTCGCCATTGATAAGCGGCGTTAAATCTCTACCTACAGGTGGATGTACTTCAGTATGATTTTTCCTTAACTCCTTTTGAACTTTGTTTACGTCAATTTTAGCTAATCCTAACAAGGTTGGCAGGATGTCTACATGACTAGTCAACATATCCGCAGTTTGCCTATTTGGAAACAATTTTGGACTATGAACGATAAAGGGTACATGAGTCGCTTCTTCGTATGCGTTATACCACTTTTGAAATAATCCCCCGTGAGCACCTAATAAATCTCCATGGTCAGAAGTAAAAATAACAATTGTATTATCATAAAATTTGCTGGATTTTAGTTTATTGAATACTTTACCCATTTCGTGATCGACTTTTTTATGAAGAGAGAAATAAAGCTGACGATAAAAAAGACTATCTCTTGTTGGCTGGAAGGCTTTGTGGTAAGTCTCTTTGTAGCTTTGTTGTGCATCTGGCTTTGTGTGCAATAATTCATCCGCTGTAGGAGCAGGTGGAATAAAAGGAACAGTAGGGTCTACTTCAAAATTGAATAACGGATGGTATTCAGTTGTTTCTCCAAACAACGTAATATCATGTGGATTTAAAAATGAAGATACAATCAACCAAGGTTGACTTTGATTAACACTATCCGCTTCGAGTGAATGAAGTAACTCAACTACTTCCCTTGAATACACTTCATCACGCCCACTTGTTCCAATGCCAGCAGATGAAGCAGAATTACGAGGATTGGATCCATGAGGTTCTGGACCAAGCCAGCCTGAAAAGCCATATTCATTTAGACGATCCGATTCCAAGTAAAACTCTTCAAGATTTCGGTCAGGAATACCTGTATTTGAGTCATAACTAGGCAATGCATTTTGAGTTCCAGGAATCAAAATATCCTGAGGACTCACATGCCATTTTCCCTTCCAAAATGTGCGGTAGCCTGCCGAACGAAAATAGTCCCCAAATGTAGGAACTGTATTAGCATCTAGCCAAAATACATCCGGTTCAAATGAAGAGGCAGCAGCACCAGTTGTTTTAGTTAGCCCATGTAATGATGGGTATTGCCCAGTATACAGTGTTGCTCTACTCGGTGAGCAAGCCGTGCTTCCAACGTAATGGTTTAAAAATTCCAGTCCATTTTCCCGTAATAATTCCTGTGTC is a window from the Solibacillus isronensis genome containing:
- a CDS encoding sulfatase-like hydrolase/transferase, coding for MELQKEENIEGTKPNFLIFIVDEQRFPTVYENKELKKWRKENLKTQELLRENGLEFLNHYVGSTACSPSRATLYTGQYPSLHGLTKTTGAAASSFEPDVFWLDANTVPTFGDYFRSAGYRTFWKGKWHVSPQDILIPGTQNALPSYDSNTGIPDRNLEEFYLESDRLNEYGFSGWLGPEPHGSNPRNSASSAGIGTSGRDEVYSREVVELLHSLEADSVNQSQPWLIVSSFLNPHDITLFGETTEYHPLFNFEVDPTVPFIPPAPTADELLHTKPDAQQSYKETYHKAFQPTRDSLFYRQLYFSLHKKVDHEMGKVFNKLKSSKFYDNTIVIFTSDHGDLLGAHGGLFQKWYNAYEEATHVPFIVHSPKLFPNRQTADMLTSHVDILPTLLGLAKIDVNKVQKELRKNHTEVHPPVGRDLTPLINGEDVFLRANEPIYFMTDDDVTRGLSQISISGQPYNSVSQPNHIESVIAYLPTGQNRERELWKFSRYFDNPQFWSNPGVEDQVTEVQSQTPINEEITVSMSKIVTKTVSVPEQYELYNLTKDSLERKNLANPIHANIVIKLIQSLMMNLLEEQREQKRLTPTNGTVSCVENNGD